A single genomic interval of Syntrophobotulus glycolicus DSM 8271 harbors:
- a CDS encoding serine/arginine repetitive matrix protein 2: METAELFYPEISVELGKYTFREGVEIEVYSSKDSYFDWAKVRFTRQFKEKLTLDVKEKALIQLGYNGVFDDVFEGYITKPYDSGGYMNEILLKDDMILLEETAINNTFLDATPQEIISFCLAKAGVQKMKLSAAAHPAKARIPIFQKNVVSVINEIHAAWGIAEKFFFSGGVFYWGEKPEQTKVFSFEYGTNIITLNRPGGVWELETVSAPFIKHSHKISVSHPQVSGEFEVKKVVFTTNEAGFIRTYIYF, encoded by the coding sequence GTGGAAACGGCTGAATTATTCTATCCCGAAATCAGCGTAGAGCTCGGGAAATACACCTTCAGGGAAGGCGTAGAAATCGAGGTTTATTCAAGCAAAGACAGTTACTTTGATTGGGCGAAGGTGAGGTTTACCCGGCAGTTCAAAGAGAAGCTCACTCTCGACGTCAAAGAAAAGGCCCTCATCCAGCTCGGTTACAACGGGGTTTTCGACGATGTCTTCGAAGGATATATCACCAAGCCGTATGACAGCGGCGGTTACATGAACGAAATCCTCCTCAAGGACGACATGATTCTCCTTGAGGAAACGGCCATTAACAACACGTTTTTAGATGCGACGCCGCAGGAGATTATCTCCTTTTGCCTCGCAAAGGCCGGGGTTCAGAAGATGAAGCTTTCGGCGGCGGCACATCCGGCAAAGGCGCGAATCCCCATCTTTCAAAAGAACGTGGTCTCGGTCATTAACGAGATACACGCCGCATGGGGAATCGCTGAGAAGTTTTTCTTTTCGGGCGGAGTCTTCTATTGGGGAGAGAAGCCCGAACAAACAAAGGTTTTCTCGTTTGAGTACGGGACGAACATCATCACCCTCAACAGGCCGGGGGGCGTGTGGGAACTCGAAACGGTCTCCGCACCGTTCATCAAGCACTCGCACAAAATAAGCGTTTCACACCCGCAGGTGTCCGGCGAGTTCGAGGTCAAGAAGGTCGTCTTTACTA